GCGGCGCGCGCTGCTGGACGCGCATGGCAACCCCGTCGCGGCGCTCGCCGCGGGGCCGGACGCATGGCGCGATGCCGGCCTTGATCGAGCGCAGCGCGCGGTGTTCGCCGGAAGTGCCGGAAGCAGACAGGTGGCGCTCGCGCAGGCCTGGCTGGCCATGCCCATGCATCATGTGGTCGGCTGGCATGACCCCGACTACCCGGCGTTGTTGCGACGCGTGGCCAGCCCGCCGCTGGCCCTGTTCGTCGCCGGCGATCCGCTGCTGGCCTGGCATCCGGGCGTCGCCGTGGTGGGGAGCCGCACGGCCACCGCGGGCGGCCTGAAGAATGCGAGCGACTTCGCCCGCGCCATGGCGACGTCGGGGCTGGCCGTGGCCAGCGGCCTCGCCGCCGGCATCGACACCGCCGCGCACCTGGGCGCGCTGGCCGCGCCGGACGGCCGCACCCTGGCGGTGCTCGGTACCGCCATCGACGACCCCTACCCGCGCCGCAACACCGGACTGTATGCCCGCATTGCTGCGTCGGGGGCGGTGATCAGCGAGCACGCGCCCGGCACCACCCCGAGCAAGGGCGCGTTCCCGGCGCGCAACCGCATCCTCGCCGGACTGTCGCTGGGCACGCTGGTGGTCGAGGCCGCCTGGCGGTCGGGCGCGCTGATCACCGCACGGCTCGCGGCGGAGTCGGGCCGGGAGGTCTTCGCGCTGCCGGGGTCGATCCACAACCCGATGGCGCGCGGCTGCCACCGGCTGATCCGCGACGGCGCCGCACTCGTCGAAACCCCGGCCGAAGTGGTCCGCGCGCTGGCGCCGCTGGCCACCGTGCTTGGCGACGCCTTGCGCAGCCGCCTCGCCAGCCCCATGTCAGGCGTCGGGAGCGCCGACCAGGCGTCAACCGGACACGACCCGCCAGCCGGCCACGAACACCATCGCTTGTGGCAGGCACTGGGTCACGACCCAACCGGTATGGATGAACTGGTCCTGCGCACCGGATTGACGGCCGCGGACCTCTCCTCCATGCTGCTCTTCATGGAGCTGGAGGGTCGTGTCTCGGTCGAACATGGCCGGTATTCCCGAAAGTCTTGTCAGTAACGCGCCCACGGGCGCAGGCCGGGGGTAATGAAAGAAAGCATCCTGGACGTCCTGCTCTATCTCTTCGAGCACTATTTCACCGAAGACGCGGATCTCATCCGTGACCGGGACTCACTCCAGAGCGGCCTGCTCCAGGCCGGATTCAGCCCCGCCGAGACCAGCAAGGCCTTCGACTGGCTCGACGCGCTCGCCGCGCAGCGGCCGGAGTCGCCCGTGGTCCGGGCCAATGGCCCCACCCGCATGTACGCCCCGCGCGAACTCGACAAGCTCGACGTCGAATGCCGCGGCTTCCTGCTGTTCCTCGAGCAGCACGGCGTGGTCGATGCCGACCAGCGCGAGCTGGTCCTGGACCGCGCCATGGCGCTCGACCAGGACGAGCTGGACCTCGATGACCTGAAATGGGTCGTGCTGATGGTCCTGTTCAACCAGCCCGGCTCGGAAGCGGCCTACGCGTGGATGGAGACCCAGATGTTCGTGGATGAGCCCGAAACCGTGCACTGAGCACGGCCAGCGCCCCGTTTCCGGCTTGACAGCCGCGCCCTGCCCGGCTTCCACTAGAAAAAGACTGCAAACTGAACGCCCGTGGCCCATGCCGCGGGCGTTGTCTTCTACGCCTCCCTTCAACCGCTAGTCGCGGCGCCCGCGCCGCACCCGGAAACCACCCCCGCGATGGCCAAGCATCTCCTCATCGTCGAGTCGCCCGCCAAGGCCAAGACGATCAACAAGTACCTCGGCAAGGATTTCACCGTCCTGGCCAGCTACGGCCACGTGCGCGACCTGGTCCCCAAGGAGGGCGCGGTCGATCCGGCAGACGGTTTCCGGATGCGCTACGACCTGATCGAGAAGAACGAGAAGCACGTCGAGGCGATCGCCAAGGCGGCGAAGGGGGCCGAGGGCATCTACCTCGCCACCGACCCGGACCGCGAGG
This Luteimonas sp. MC1572 DNA region includes the following protein-coding sequences:
- the dprA gene encoding DNA-processing protein DprA is translated as MDPDSSTALLRLVAAGGASAPRRALLDAHGNPVAALAAGPDAWRDAGLDRAQRAVFAGSAGSRQVALAQAWLAMPMHHVVGWHDPDYPALLRRVASPPLALFVAGDPLLAWHPGVAVVGSRTATAGGLKNASDFARAMATSGLAVASGLAAGIDTAAHLGALAAPDGRTLAVLGTAIDDPYPRRNTGLYARIAASGAVISEHAPGTTPSKGAFPARNRILAGLSLGTLVVEAAWRSGALITARLAAESGREVFALPGSIHNPMARGCHRLIRDGAALVETPAEVVRALAPLATVLGDALRSRLASPMSGVGSADQASTGHDPPAGHEHHRLWQALGHDPTGMDELVLRTGLTAADLSSMLLFMELEGRVSVEHGRYSRKSCQ
- a CDS encoding DUF494 family protein, which encodes MKESILDVLLYLFEHYFTEDADLIRDRDSLQSGLLQAGFSPAETSKAFDWLDALAAQRPESPVVRANGPTRMYAPRELDKLDVECRGFLLFLEQHGVVDADQRELVLDRAMALDQDELDLDDLKWVVLMVLFNQPGSEAAYAWMETQMFVDEPETVH